The Ascaphus truei isolate aAscTru1 chromosome 20, aAscTru1.hap1, whole genome shotgun sequence genome includes the window atgatctgttatttatattatctgttatttatttgattaccacatgtattactattgtgaagcgctacaggtatgtacattaatggcgctatatataaataaagacatacagtataatacaataCAACTGCTGCAAGACAGAGTGGTACTGAGGACATTGTGGATTAAATTTTCTACATTTaaggaatacaggcataccccacattaacgtacacaatgggaccggagcatgtatgtaaagcgaaaatgtacttaaagtgaagcactacctttttcccacttatcgatgcatgttctgtactgcaatcgtcatatacgtgcataactggtgtaaataatgcatttgtaacaggctctatagtctccccgcttgcgcacagcttcggtacaggtaggaagccggtattgctgttcaggacgtgctgactggcgcatgtgtgagctgccatttgcctattgagcgagatgtacttattcgcgagtgtacttaaagtgagtgtacttaaactggggtatgcctgtattgcattTTTTTCCAACAGTCCTTTGAATCTTGTGGAACTTTAGTTGTTCATGCTTacgttgtattattattattattattactcatTTTGTAACACTTTCAGGTATTTGATTGAGCTCAATCTAGGTTTAGGTATACATGATCCAATACCAATGTTAGAATTCAtttaattgtattattgttttttttttttttaattaaattttgAGGCCAGGGGGGTTTCCCCTTTTCTTGCACAATTTTAGGGGGGCAGAGATTCCCCCTTTTCACCTGGGCTGCAGTAAAATTATAATTTATTAAAATCAATATAGTTCCCTAAGTAATTAACTATAAACACTGTAGTTAATATATTAGCGCCTTAAATCTTTCCCTTTTCAACTTCTCCTACTACTCAAAGGGGCACTCTttacaactcctcctattgccccatatatccCCTCAATATAACTCCTCCGATTACCCCagataacctctccctataaatcCTCCAATTGTTCCATATAGCTGGTCCTTACAACTCCTcatattgtcccatataaccgctccctgtaactcctcctatttctccatataactgccccctataactcctcctattaccccatataactcctcatattaccccatataactgctccctgaaactcctcctattgccccatataacctctccctataactcctcctattacccaatataacccctccctataactcctcccattgccttatataactgctccctgaaactcctcctattgctccatataacctctccctataacaactcctattgccccatataacccgctccctataactcctcttattaccccatataacccgctccctataactcctcttattaccccatacaTATGCAGCCACACCTATGTATCAGCTGCTGCAGAGCATGCCATTTTTTACTTgctcattcattgccattgtggaaaTCCATGCTCATATCGTGGGTACgctttaccacagtgacaatcaatgggtagaagaGGTGGGGGGTTGGGATAGTAGTTTCCCCAGCGAGGGTGATAAGGTCACCTGgatgggtagagggaggggggttaaccccttaattaccatagcagttaataacagTTAAGTTGATTAAGGTGTTAGAGTCctgtagttatttttttttatttttcggtCAGTGCCCACTGAAGACGAGGAGGacgaagatggccttcatcctagCAAGGCTAAgtataacttttatttactatatgctgtcTGGGTAATTTCTGGGAAGTTGCACCAGGGGCGGGTGGTTAGGACTGTCTGGTGGGTAGTGAGAGGAGTTAGTCGCTTTATTACCATAGTTTTTACTACTGCAAATTCAATGAAgtgattaacccctcccgcaaccttcccagtaggcctaaacacccaccatggggcaaCTACCACATTCGCCCCCACTACCCCCAATAAACTGGGTACTCGGGTTttacccctttattgccttaccggctaacctctaaggtaatgaagctgctttatttttattttaccatactgtctgtaactcgggaagcaaggggtccccagggttgaaatgaatgtggttaagctccggagacccctactTCAATACTGTGCTATTAAAATGAAATCtgtgtgatcgcctgttagaggcgcgcagggagagtgactgattctgtctcactcttactgtgagtctcttacagactgatgtgGTATGATTCACAGAGCGGAAATCTCATTCAGAAactccccgctgtgttaatccaggtgCGCCATTAGTCTCCTTACAGGCACTCCACAAGCACACGGGCACTCAGGCGGTGCTGGGGCAGATTTCATGAGGACAGCTTTACCAACCATAATGCTACATCattataaccgctctctataactcctcctattatcccatccCTAGAACTTATCCTACTGTATCACCCACTGtatccactccctataactcctcctattgtcccatataacacATCCCTATAACTTATCCTGTCATCCACTGtatccactccctataactcctcctcttgtctcatataaccgatccctataactcctcctattgtcctaTATAACACATCCCTATAACGTATCCTATCACCCActgtaaccactccctataactcctcctattgtcccatataacccatccctataactcctcctcttgtcACATATAACCCATCCCTATAACTTATCCTATCACCCAATAtaaccccttcctataactcctcctattgccccatataaccgatccctataactcctcctattgtcacaTATAATCCATCGCTATAACGTATCCTATCACCCACTGTAtccactccctataacttctcctattgccccatataaccgatccctataactcctcctattttcACATATAActgatccctataactcctcctattgtcacatataacccaaccctataactcctcctattaccccatataactgatccctataactcctcctattgtcccatataacctctccctataactcctcctattgccccatataactgatccctataactcctcctattgccccatataactgatccctataactcctcctattgtcacatataacccatccctataactcctcctattgtcacaTATAACCCATCGCTATAACTTATCCTATCACCCACTGtatccactccctataactcctcctattgtctcATATAACACATCCCTATAACTTACCCTATCACCCACTGtatccactccctataactcctccttttgtcccatataacccatccctataactcctcctattgccccataaaacccatccctataactcctcctattgccccatataacctctccctataactcctcctattgccccatataacggatccctataactcctcctattgccccatataactgatccctataactcctcctattgtcacatataacccatccctataactcctcctattgtcacaTATAACCCATCGCTATAACTTATCCTATCACCCACTGTAtcaactccctataactcctccttttgttCCATATAACCCATTCCTATAAAACTTATCCTATCACCCACTGtatccactccctataactcctccttttgtcCCATATAACCCATTCCTATAAAACTTATCCTATCACCCACTGtatccactccctataactcctcgtattgtcccatataacctttccctataactcccctTATTGcatcatataacctctccctataactcctcctagttAGGGAGATAACGCCTGCATTATTTATTGTGCTATTTTGTgctttatttaagtaataattatgCCCATGATGGATGAGTTGACCAATCTGGACATTCATAGCCAGGTAAAACCATGTCCTGAGGGGTTATTACTAATATACAGTAACTTGTCAATttcttttaatattaaatataacAAAAATAGGTAATAAGAAGCTCCGCTCACCACACCCATTCACCTTTCCCCATCTTCCAGCCCACTGCCAGATGGCTCAGCATTTTGGAGATTGACaagattaaaaatataaatatttattgtgCCACATTCCAGATACTTTTTATACTATAATATTGTAAAtggaaataaaatattttacagtTCTGTAAATTTAACAttttagatatattttttaatgtcttAACTTGAAACTTTAGCTTTCCCCATGAGACGTTCTCTCGAGTTCATGTCGGGTCGGAACAATATGATGAAACATTTGGGCACAAACATGCAGACCACCAGAGCCCAGCTGGAGGACAGGATGGCGAAGACCTCCATGGCCACGGTGTACTTGCCACGTGCGCTGAGGGAGGCCGGGATATAGGACACCCAGACACTGAGGAAGGCCAGCATGCTGAAGGTGATGAACTTGGCCTCGTTGAAGTTGTCAGGGAGCCACCTGGCCAGGAAGGCAACAGAGAAGCTAATTGTGGCAAGGATGCCAAGAAATCCCAGCATGCACCAGAAGGCAGTGGGGGAGCCCTCGTTACATTCAGCGATGATGATCCAAGGTTGGGTTTGGGTGTTATATTccaggaagggaggagagaggactaACCAAGAGGTGCACAAAAGGAATTGAAGAAAAGAGCAGAAAACTATGATCATGTAGGACACCCGAGTGCTGGTCCATTTCCTGAGGCTGCTTCCTGGTTTTGTGGCCATGAAGGCAAAAACTACGATGAGGGTTTTAGAAAAGATACATGAGATACAGAGAGCAAATACCATGCCAAAAGCAGCCTGGCGCAGAAGACACTTCTCAGGTTTGGGGTAACCAATGAAAGCCAAagagcagaggaagcagagggaaAGGGACACCAGGAGAAGACAACTGAGGGTGTAGTTGTTGGCTCTGACAATGGGAGTGTTCTTATACCGGATGAAAAGTCGGAAGATGAAAACTGGGATCATAGAGGAAAAAAGAATCATAGCAGCCAAGGTGGCACCCAAGGGCTCTTCATATGAGAGGAACTCAATGGTCTTTGGAAGACATCTGTCTTTCTGGACACTTGGCCACTTATCCCAAGGACACTTGGAGCAATCAACTGAGTCTGAAACATAAAGTTATTAAAAAGACACTTAAACAATTAACACTAAATTCTTAACATCTTTTGTTTGGTGCAATGCGCTAACCTGTCTGGTTGGAGATCTCTCCTTGAGGACAGGGGACACATTGGAAGCAGCAGACAGGCTCTCCTTTTCTCAACACCCTCCTGAATCCAGAAAGGCAGCTCTGACTGCAGACGGACTGTGGAACCTTTGGGACAATGTACAATAATGTATGTTGAAAAAGTCCAATTATGCAATGTGGAGTGAGgaacagacacatagctcccttctgtctgtgtcactgtgtcatcctgcggggggaggtacagacccatagctcccttctgcctgtgtcaccctgcggagggaaggacagactcatagctcccttctgtctgtgtcactgtgtcaccctctggtggtagggacagactcatagctcccttctgtctgtgtcaccctgcggagggagggacaggctcatagctcccttatgtttgtgtcactgtgtcatcctgcgtggggagagacagactcatagctcccttctgtctgtgtcactgtgtcaccctgcggggggagggacagactcatagctcccttctgtctgtgtcactgtgtcaccctgcagggggagggacagactcatagctcccttctgtctgtgtcactgtgtcaccctgcgtggggagggacagactcatagctcccttctgactTTCAAGATCTCCCAataattataatatttgtctTCTAAAACACTGCCACTATACGCAGTGCTGTAAAGACACACTGAGTGACGGTCCTGTCTACTTCCCCTAattttcccaaggtcacaagtagaaCTGACACAGGGATTCAAATAAGATTCACCAATTCAATGAGATTGTGAGATTGCATTTGTAAAACATGATCGTTTGTATTATAGtgaggagactggcactgccatgTCCTGTACAAGCAGAACTCACACTCAAAGCCGTGGCACTGCATACCTGTCTTCTCCCTGATGCCCACATCACGGCACTTGCATTGATATTAAAGGTGTTTCCATCTGAGGCCGCGATATCGTAGCTTCCCACCGTGACCTGCCTCATCATGCCATCTGCACCCAGCTGCCAGTTCACAATATCATACACTGCTGGTGGGTCCCCATTCCTATGAAAGAAGACCTCTCTCCCATTTCTCAGCCTCACACGTACGTTCTGGATGTAGTGTaacagctgcaggggggagaaggataatcCCTCATTTATTTGCCCCCTATGGATTGACAACATATACTGAACAGAATTCATTCCCCCGACCCTACCAGGAAGAAGGATATTGAGAGTTGTCTGTCCAACAGTGGTGGGATTTTTTCACCAAGCTGGGGTGTGCTGTGATGCTATTTTAATTTGTAATTGTGATCACTACACTGCAGGCATTGGATCTTTTCAATAAAATGACGAGACATTATTATTACAGCTAGGAAAATAATAAAACTAAGGTTTGTTAATCTGCTTTAAAGCATATCCCATGGAGCTCATTTTCAAAATAGTTCATAAGAGGTGGAactgatggagaggagacagggggaagACAAGTAACTTTCAGACTTCATTTCTGAACCCCAGAGTTACAAAGATCCCCCAAAATATTCTTGACTTACAGTACTGGGAAAATTGTCCCTTCACATAAAACAAATGATTAACAGCAATTCTTACCTGCCATGGTTTGAAGCTCCGAATATCTGTACAACTTCCATTATGAAATGGTCCTCTCCCCTCCTGGCATGTTTGCAGATCATGCAGGGCTTTGGCTATGATATAAATTGCTGTATAAAGGTTGTAAGGACCTCGTACACTGGACACATCATTATAACTGTTCTGGATAATCTCTAGTTCTTCATTTCCCGTACACAACTTTGTAAGATTAGTCAATGAGCTGGTGAGGTTTCTCTGGTCCAAGAATGTGCATCCAAAAGCTTCTTCCCAGAACTTCTTTTCCCAAATGTTACCTGTGGAATTGAAGACACATATTCTGCTGAGATACTCTCTAAATCCTGCAATCTTTGAGCTTGAAAAGGCAAAGCCAATGCAGCCAGAGAGTATTGCTGAGTATTTTTCCACTCTTAAAATGTTTGAGATGGACCAAGCTTCACTGGCCACAAAGATTTTCCCAGTCACATTCTGCCTCAGCATCTCATCAAGAAGTGGGACCATGTCAAAATCTGTGGAGAAGACCAAAACAACCTTGGCTGTTGATTCTCTGATGACCCTGATGAGGTGGGGAGTGTTCTTATCCAGACGGCTGAGCAGGATGAATTCTGTGAAGGCCACACAAGCTCCAGCTTTGAGGATCTCCTGCTTAATGACCTGGATGCCCTGTTGCCCATAGTCATTTCCCAAAGCAACTAACCCAACCCACGTCCAGCCAAAATACAACACCAGCTGGGCCAGTCCTCGGGACTGGAAGGCATCGCTGGGGACAGTCCTGAAGAAGGAAGGGAACTGTGTCCTGTCACTCAGGAGGGAGCTGGTCGAGAAGTGACTGATCTAAGGTGATaaatgggaatttaaaatggtaCAGATAACCTGTTTCCCTGAAAATATTGATATCAGTAGATATTACTTAATATTATAGTAATGCTTTTTCTGAAacatcataataaaaataatgagataaaaatgtgcagtgtaataataataagcccattcaaagacatatatatatctgTCCTAATATGCATTGCTGGCTGTCACTGTGAAGGTTGAGTTGGTGTTGGAAAGAGAATAGTGAGATAAGAGGTTCAGCACTGTGGACAGCTCCCATTGATTCTTACTTGTGGGTATCTGTACAGACCCAGGATATGAGCCATAAGAATGGAGAAGGTGGAGGTTGAGTGTCCAATGATGGCAGTCAGAGGTGGCTTTTCCCGGCAAGAGAAATTGGGGATACCCTGGTTCTGACCTGTTAGAATCTTCAGGGTCCCATCCAGCTGCCTTTGCAGTACGCGACTAGAGTCATAGATTTGAAAGCCCAGGGTGATGTTTGGGAGGAGGTCATGTCTTCTGTTGATCTCCTCCAGGGTGAACCTCATGGCCTGAAACTGCTGGTAGCCTTCATTATAGAAGCTGGAAGTTAGATGGAAGAAACTAAGGATAGGACCCTTTACCTATAGATAAATTAAAGAGGTtagacagaggacagagaaggAGATAGAATAAAATTCTGTGGAGATGAGGTCCTAATTCCATATCATCTACCCAAGGAGGGGATGTGTCTGGGGTACAGAATGAGAATGTGAAATTTACAGTTATCTGTGATACAAACAGTAATAAAATAGTGTGGAGAGAGATCatgtgagatagagagagggaaagaggaaggggaagaaagagagatggggagagggggagagaaaatcaTATTTAGAGAGattggggagaggggaagaggggaagagggggagaaggatatggggagagagggacaataAGTCATATAGAGAAATACAAAGGGCGTTGTAAACCTTACAATTTACAGGCTCCCTGTGGAGGGGTCTCCGATAAAATGGTTTCCAGGTACTCTATGTCAGCATGGAATGCAATCACCGCCCCTATTAAGACATCTCCATGCTTGTAGACCCCAGTGAGGTCCGTGCCCCGCAGTTTGCACCCCAGGCTGTCAGAACGAGAGGCAGGAGTGAGGTAGGAGAGAACGAGGTGCCATATGGACCAGTATAAAAGGGACATCGCTCTGCAACCAGACAGGAGGAGGTTAAATCCTGATCCTTCATTTATAGGATGGGAAATTAGAATCCTGCAATGTAATAGAGCATCCAACACATTACACTTATGCAATTATTACTATAGAGGATAAAGACATTATCCGAGCAGAAGCTGGAAGTGAATAGAGTTacccagcatcattatacagtgcagagtgttcattatcagtgtatagatactcagcatcattatacagcacagaCTTTTCATTATCAATGTATGGATACTTATCATAATTTTACAGTGCAACATGTTTTTCaacagtgtatagatactcagcataatTATACAGCGTGGCATGattattatcagtgtatagagatactcagtataattATACAGTctggcgtgttcattatcagtgatagatactctgcatcattatacagagcggcgtgttcattatctgTGTATAGATACCCAGCATAATTATATAGCATGCTGTGATTATTATCAGTGTACAgtaatactcagcatcattatacagtgcattGAGTTCATTATCAGTGCAGCATGTTATATCGGCAAACTTGCTTACCTCATTCTTTCTCTCGCTCGCCCGTGTGGATATTTTTAATAAATGCCCCTTTTTATACATAAATGAATTCCCTCGTTAACAGAAAAGCACTAATTAGCACTGACCTCTTCAGTTCTGAAGAGCACTGTGTGTTTGCCGCGTGTCTCTGACAGCCGGGCACGGAGGGGTAACGTGAGGGATATTTCTAACAGGGTAATTATTTAACCGGTGGGACGGAGTTATCCCAGAAGAGGAGCAGGAATTCCCTTTAATGGGACACAGGAAATAATGCCAAGTCTATTAGTATTTATTTTAAGAGATATTggccagtgtgtgtgagggggaggctggcactgcccgcgctgtacctgtgctgtgtatacatggtgtagtagtgtgtgagggggaggctggcacttctGCTGCCCGCgatgtacctgtgctgtgtatacatggtgtagtagtgtgtgtgagggggatgttggcactgcccgcgctgtacctgtgctgtgtatacatggtgtagtagtgtgtgtgagggaaggctggcactgccgctgcccgcgctgtacctgtgctgtgtatacatggtgtagtagtgtgtgtgagggggaggctgccactgcccgcactgtacctgtgctttgtatacatggtgtagtagtgtgtgtgagagggaggttggcactgccgctgcccgcgctgtacctgtgctgtgtatacatggtgtagtagtgtgtgtgagggggaggctggcactgccgctgcccgcgctgtacctgtgctgtgtatacatggtgtagtagtgtgtgtgaggggaatcttttttattttaaatacaaaatacaaatatttacaaaaacacacaatacttacAGAATAGCATCCAGAAAATGacataaacaatacatttatcttacagagattcccttttcaaagatatctaaacgcctctctccaacctctcagattccccctgctatatacactttatatctgATAGATAAACAATATACACTTTACTGAtagataaataacacaaagtaatCAAGCAAGTTTCCTGCAAAAAGAAAATCTAATTCTTAATGTCCTTTAGACTAGAAAAGACTTGAGTCTGTATCTTTTCCCCTTAATACTATTCACATTAATAGTTGCCACTTTCAGCGGAGAGGGGCACTTTGGCACATTTAGTGAATCACCaccaccctttttttttcttttttgcaccatttttctttttgaccaTTTTCTTTTTCCCGGGGGGGCTCTCTGATGGCAGATTTCTCTTATTTGATGGTCCGGCCATCTCAATGTTCTGAATAGATCCAGACCGCTGcgaggtctgactgtctgacataTCGGGGTCTGCGTCATCCATCTTTTCACCCCAACTCTTTTCCTCCAAAACCTCATATGTATTGTGCAGCGAGATCTCTTCTTGGACAGTTTCTGTAGTTTTCTTTCTAGCTGAGCTGGTTAGGGcagtcttgtttttacttgttattgttTCCCATTCATTATCGCCATCTTTGcgaggttcgccgccatctttgcagggttcgccgccatctttgcagggttcgcctccatctttgcagggttcgcctccatctttgcagggttcgccgccatctttgctcaGATCGCTCCTGTGTTCTCCGTCTGACCCCCTTTGGGCTGGAAGTGTATATGTCAGACCCAGAGACTTTAAAACCTCTTCTACAGGTGTAAGTTGAAGACTTTCTGATGACTCTGTGGTATTCTCTTTATCACTAGgagatgctgtattctgtacacgAGACATTTCATTCTGCCCATAATGGTTGTGTTCGGCTTCTGGGCAATCTTTAAAGGAATGACCACATTTATAGCACAGGTTGCAGACTATGTCCTTGTCACACTCAGAGCTGTGATGACCAATAGAACCACATAAAGTGCACCTGATTTTGTCACACGCTGAGCTTAAGTGCCTGGGGGaatcacatttaaaacattttttaggctgtccccaataaaaacatcgcccgcgatctcttccaatatatatggcgtttgggaggtgacatgccacattgtgtgtgtatcgaagtttaactttaaacttgtagcccccattccagaaaccttcagcatccatacttttcactggaccagactgAATATCGCACTGTCTTTGTAGCCAAAAACATATATCTTCAACCGCTACAGTCTCAATATCAAAGATAATATTCACTTCCACGGTCACAGGGCGAGAAACCTGGATAACTTTAAAGAATTCCCATTCTGGATTATCCTTCACTTCTCTGTAACGAAACCAGAATTTTTCTAGCCCTTCTGGTGTCTTAAAGCTCACTTCGTAGTTTCTGCTACTAGGAGCATGTAACAAAGCATACACCTCACTGGGTTGGAAGCCAAGAGAAACTTTGATCAAGTCTTTTCCTACAACAAATCTGTCCGGTATAGGAACCATATCCCCCCAATAATGCAGTCTGACAACGTTCCTGCGCTTTCtggcatcatcaaatgacaaataagatgtacctgggcgtcttgtactccatgctgactgctgggggggagctggctcggccgctcctgttggttttgctgcCGTTCCTGCTTCAGCTAAGGACTTTGCTTTTGCCGCTCCTGTTTCTGCTAAGGGCTTTGATGCTGCTGCAGGCTGTATGGATTTCTCTCCCACTTTAGGAATCCCCATTTCTTGCGCCTCAAAAGCCTCTACTGCTTCAGCGTTCTCCACTGCTTCAGCCATTTCTATTTCAGACTCTTCTTCCTGTGCCTGAGCTGTTTGCTGCTCTGTCTCAGGTGTATTGCCAGCATCATTCAGGCTCTCAACCTGGGCTGTTTGCTGCATGTCTGCCTTGGGTGTGGCTGCTAATTCCTGCACCTGGCTGTAACCCTCAGCTgcttgtagtctctctgtatcaggTGCAGTTGTATGCAGTTTCTCTGTCTccggtgcagctgtatgcagggtcactgcgtcaggtacagttgtttgcgg containing:
- the LOC142471081 gene encoding extracellular calcium-sensing receptor-like; the encoded protein is MEKEMNENVGQKESEMENTESPAQNQTGKRTAAKTSSRSNEAKSKRQAEHEKRRLGVTEIVIPQIVTLHTAAPETEKLHTTAPDTERLQAAEGYSQVQELAATPKADMQQTAQVESLNDAGNTPETEQQTAQAQEEESEIEMAEAVENAEAVEAFEAQEMGIPKIAQKPNTTIMGRMKCLVYRIQHLLVIKRIPQSHQKVFNLHLLGCKLRGTDLTGVYKHGDVLIGAVIAFHADIEYLETILSETPPQGACKFFYNEGYQQFQAMRFTLEEINRRHDLLPNITLGFQIYDSSRVLQRQLDGTLKILTGQNQGIPNFSCREKPPLTAIIGHSTSTFSILMAHILGLYRYPQISHFSTSSLLSDRTQFPSFFRTVPSDAFQSRGLAQLVLYFGWTWVGLVALGNDYGQQGIQVIKQEILKAGACVAFTEFILLSRLDKNTPHLIRVIRESTAKVVLVFSTDFDMVPLLDEMLRQNVTGKIFVASEAWSISNILRVEKYSAILSGCIGFAFSSSKIAGFREYLSRICVFNSTGNIWEKKFWEEAFGCTFLDQRNLTSSLTNLTKLCTGNEELEIIQNSYNDVSSVRGPYNLYTAIYIIAKALHDLQTCQEGRGPFHNGSCTDIRSFKPWQLLHYIQNVRVRLRNGREVFFHRNGDPPAVYDIVNWQLGADGMMRQVTVGSYDIAASDGNTFNINASAVMWASGRRQVPQSVCSQSCLSGFRRVLRKGEPVCCFQCVPCPQGEISNQTDSVDCSKCPWDKWPSVQKDRCLPKTIEFLSYEEPLGATLAAMILFSSMIPVFIFRLFIRYKNTPIVRANNYTLSCLLLVSLSLCFLCSLAFIGYPKPEKCLLRQAAFGMVFALCISCIFSKTLIVVFAFMATKPGSSLRKWTSTRVSYMIIVFCSFLQFLLCTSWLVLSPPFLEYNTQTQPWIIIAECNEGSPTAFWCMLGFLGILATISFSVAFLARWLPDNFNEAKFITFSMLAFLSVWVSYIPASLSARGKYTVAMEVFAILSSSWALVVCMFVPKCFIILFRPDMNSRERLMGKAKVSS